One Echinicola strongylocentroti DNA window includes the following coding sequences:
- a CDS encoding DEAD/DEAH box helicase: MTLSNLNQQTILQNLGISSLNEMQQETLKASKEHANLMLIAPTGSGKTLAYLLSLLEKLEEKEGIQAMVLAPTRELVLQIESVLKQMKLPVKVNACYGGHMFSIERKNFSVPPSILVGTPGRIKDHLERGTFSPDSIRHLIFDEFDKSLEMGFAGQMKYITGQLFQVTDKVLVSATSSIELPYYLDFDDHYTLETQQATSTDLKVQKIVTPKEGKLEGLLALIKSLGKGQNVIVFANHRDACDRIGEFLDQHEVIFSLFRGGLEQDERESQLTKFRNGSAQVLIATDIAARGIDIPELDYVVHYQLPPQETTYLHRNGRTARMKATGTCILLMTEKDYLPNYLQEEPEEFTPTPENHAPAPQFATLHINKGKKDKVNKIDLVGFFLQFDFMEKEDLGLIEVKDFFSYVAVKREKYPQAIAASKGQRIKRKAIKVSLAN; encoded by the coding sequence ATGACACTTTCCAATCTAAATCAGCAAACCATCCTCCAAAACCTGGGCATTTCGTCACTTAACGAGATGCAGCAGGAAACACTAAAAGCTTCAAAGGAGCATGCAAACCTTATGCTCATCGCCCCTACGGGCAGTGGAAAAACCTTGGCTTACCTGCTCAGCTTGTTGGAGAAACTGGAAGAAAAAGAGGGCATTCAAGCCATGGTCCTTGCCCCCACCAGGGAGCTTGTCCTCCAGATAGAAAGTGTCCTGAAGCAGATGAAGCTTCCCGTCAAAGTAAATGCATGCTATGGCGGGCATATGTTCAGCATCGAGCGGAAAAACTTTTCAGTGCCACCAAGCATTTTAGTCGGCACGCCCGGCCGGATCAAGGATCACTTGGAACGGGGAACGTTCTCACCTGATTCCATCCGCCATCTTATATTTGATGAGTTTGACAAATCCCTCGAAATGGGATTTGCCGGACAAATGAAATACATCACAGGACAACTCTTTCAGGTGACGGACAAGGTCTTGGTATCTGCCACCAGTTCTATTGAACTTCCCTATTACCTGGACTTCGACGACCATTATACACTGGAGACCCAGCAAGCCACCTCCACAGACCTCAAGGTCCAAAAAATAGTCACTCCAAAAGAGGGCAAACTGGAAGGATTGCTCGCACTTATCAAAAGCCTGGGGAAAGGTCAAAATGTCATCGTTTTTGCCAATCATCGGGATGCCTGTGACCGTATCGGAGAATTCCTGGATCAGCACGAAGTGATCTTTTCCCTCTTTCGTGGTGGACTCGAACAAGACGAACGTGAATCCCAGCTGACCAAATTTCGGAACGGAAGTGCACAAGTGCTGATCGCCACCGATATCGCCGCACGGGGAATAGACATTCCCGAATTGGACTATGTGGTGCACTACCAACTGCCTCCCCAAGAGACTACCTACCTGCACAGGAATGGCCGAACAGCCCGAATGAAAGCTACGGGCACATGTATTTTGCTGATGACAGAAAAGGATTACCTCCCAAACTACCTTCAGGAAGAACCAGAGGAATTTACTCCCACACCGGAAAACCATGCGCCAGCACCGCAGTTTGCCACCTTGCACATCAACAAGGGCAAGAAAGACAAAGTCAACAAAATCGACCTAGTAGGATTCTTCCTCCAGTTTGACTTTATGGAAAAAGAGGATCTTGGCCTTATCGAAGTAAAAGACTTCTTCTCTTATGTAGCTGTAAAAAGAGAAAAGTACCCACAGGCCATTGCCGCTTCAAAAGGCCAGCGCATCAAAAGAAAAGCCATCAAAGTAAGCCTTGCAAATTAA
- a CDS encoding VF530 family protein, whose translation MEEQPNNPMHGVKLEQIVTVLVKYYGWENLADRVPINCFISNPSIKSSLKFLRRTPWARDKVEALYMDLLKKK comes from the coding sequence ATGGAAGAGCAACCTAATAACCCCATGCACGGGGTAAAACTAGAGCAGATCGTGACCGTGTTGGTCAAATATTATGGCTGGGAGAATCTAGCAGATAGAGTGCCTATCAACTGTTTTATCTCTAATCCCAGCATCAAGAGCAGCCTGAAGTTTCTCCGCCGTACCCCATGGGCACGGGACAAAGTGGAGGCGTTGTACATGGATCTATTGAAGAAAAAGTAG
- a CDS encoding heme-binding domain-containing protein: protein MLKKILLALLAIFIIIQFFRPEKNSSNAQPAPLAADYVLTDEVTSILGRACNDCHSNSTDYPWYAHFQPVAWWLDGHIKDGKRHLNFDDFTNAPIARQNHKLEEIIEMVEEGEMPLSSYTALGMHPEADLTEKEKTTLIDWARSQMAMLKEKYPADSLVMKRRR, encoded by the coding sequence ATGTTAAAAAAAATCCTTTTGGCACTTTTGGCCATATTTATCATCATACAGTTTTTCCGGCCTGAAAAGAACAGCTCCAATGCCCAGCCAGCACCATTGGCTGCTGACTATGTGCTCACTGATGAGGTGACGTCCATTCTCGGGAGAGCCTGCAATGACTGCCACAGCAACAGCACGGATTACCCTTGGTACGCCCACTTCCAACCGGTGGCTTGGTGGCTCGATGGCCACATCAAGGACGGAAAGCGCCACCTAAACTTTGACGACTTCACCAATGCCCCCATCGCCCGTCAAAACCACAAATTGGAGGAAATCATAGAGATGGTCGAAGAAGGGGAAATGCCGCTTAGTTCATACACCGCTCTTGGAATGCACCCAGAAGCCGACCTAACGGAGAAGGAAAAAACTACCTTGATCGACTGGGCAAGGTCACAAATGGCCATGCTAAAAGAGAAGTATCCGGCAGATAGCCTCGTCATGAAACGAAGACGCTAA
- a CDS encoding ketopantoate reductase family protein, producing MKIGVLGIGGVGGFIGAKLAHAYQNDPAAEIIFICRGTTQQEISTNGINLHADGQQIHTKPSIASDDPAKIGQLDLLIIATKAFSLPSVITNFQDCISTDTVILPLQNGINAAETILQQFPKNPPTVLEGCIYIASNIEKPGVIHHVGGPGKVIFGKEGSGDFRWITTLLQKAGIDAHYTSEIKKVLWKKFLFVSPLAAITTAYDVTFGEVAAREELVKRLQKLMQEVQAVANVKTTVLQDSDVEEALNMLSNFPYSAKSSLQLDVEQEAPQTEKATFIDFVIALGRKAHINTEAYLLMDKLITEKTH from the coding sequence ATGAAAATTGGTGTTCTGGGAATAGGAGGAGTAGGAGGATTTATTGGCGCAAAACTGGCCCATGCCTACCAAAACGACCCTGCTGCTGAAATCATCTTTATCTGCCGGGGAACTACCCAGCAAGAAATCTCCACAAATGGCATTAACCTACACGCCGATGGGCAGCAGATCCATACCAAACCAAGCATTGCAAGTGATGATCCTGCGAAAATAGGTCAGCTCGATTTGTTGATCATCGCGACGAAAGCCTTTTCGCTTCCATCAGTGATTACCAATTTTCAAGATTGCATTTCCACTGACACCGTAATCCTTCCCCTACAAAATGGCATCAATGCTGCCGAAACCATCCTTCAACAATTTCCTAAAAACCCGCCTACCGTTTTAGAAGGCTGTATTTATATTGCCTCCAACATTGAAAAGCCCGGAGTAATCCACCATGTAGGAGGCCCTGGCAAGGTGATTTTTGGCAAAGAAGGGTCCGGTGATTTCCGGTGGATCACCACGCTACTCCAAAAAGCAGGAATCGATGCCCACTACACCTCAGAGATTAAAAAAGTCCTCTGGAAAAAATTCCTTTTTGTATCTCCCTTGGCGGCCATCACCACCGCTTATGATGTGACTTTTGGTGAAGTAGCGGCAAGAGAAGAACTGGTGAAGCGGTTGCAAAAACTCATGCAGGAGGTTCAAGCTGTAGCAAATGTCAAAACCACCGTTTTGCAAGACAGTGACGTAGAAGAAGCGCTTAACATGCTGTCCAACTTCCCTTACAGTGCCAAGTCTTCCCTGCAACTTGACGTGGAGCAAGAAGCCCCTCAAACAGAAAAGGCTACGTTCATTGATTTTGTGATAGCACTAGGCAGGAAAGCCCACATCAACACGGAAGCCTACCTCCTAATGGACAAATTGATTACGGAGAAAACCCACTAG
- a CDS encoding P-loop NTPase family protein: MTYQQLKSKDLLKIKTLGELKASGYQPKSIKEELRQNLILKIKAKENVFAGIWGYEDTVIPDIERAILSRHNINFLGLRGQAKTRIARQMTELLDEYVPIVEGTELNDDPLQPLTSYAKDLIEEKGDDTPVSWWHRNERYTEKLATPDVSVADLIGDVDPIKAATLKLSYNDERVIHYGLVPRSHRSIFVINELPDLQARIQVALFNILQEGDIQIRGFKLRLPLDIQFVFTANPEDYTNRGSIVTPLKDRIESQIITHYPKNIETGKKITAQEAKVDGKPMDKIHIPELMKNLIEQVAVEARTSEYVDEKSGVSARLTISAYENLLSAAERRIYLNDENETVTRIADLIGIIPAITGKVELVYEGEQEGAGLVAYNLIGKAIRTLFAEHFPTPEQKKKDKEGNPYVLPLSWFGEGNHIDILASQSDKEYKKALHEVPGLEKVTTDFVKQLPEKEKEFYMEFALHGLAEYSQLSKKLLDTGMQFKDLFSSMFDMEAPDEDDFDDENLN, translated from the coding sequence ATGACATACCAGCAATTGAAGAGCAAAGATTTATTAAAGATAAAAACACTCGGCGAACTAAAGGCCAGTGGCTATCAGCCCAAATCCATCAAAGAAGAACTTCGCCAAAACCTGATCCTAAAGATCAAAGCCAAAGAAAATGTCTTTGCGGGCATTTGGGGATATGAGGACACTGTTATTCCGGACATTGAACGTGCCATTCTTTCGCGGCACAACATCAACTTTCTGGGACTAAGAGGGCAGGCCAAAACAAGAATAGCCCGTCAAATGACGGAGCTATTGGATGAATATGTGCCCATCGTAGAAGGAACTGAGCTCAATGACGACCCTTTGCAGCCACTGACCAGTTATGCGAAGGATTTAATTGAAGAAAAAGGTGATGACACACCAGTCAGCTGGTGGCACAGAAATGAGCGCTACACAGAGAAACTGGCGACTCCTGACGTCTCGGTAGCCGACCTCATCGGTGACGTAGACCCCATCAAAGCGGCTACACTAAAGCTCTCCTACAATGATGAACGGGTCATCCACTACGGACTGGTGCCGCGCTCCCACCGCTCTATCTTTGTGATCAACGAGCTGCCCGACTTGCAGGCCAGAATCCAAGTGGCCCTGTTTAACATCCTGCAGGAAGGCGATATCCAGATCCGGGGCTTTAAGCTCAGGCTGCCCTTGGATATCCAGTTTGTCTTCACTGCCAACCCTGAAGATTATACCAACCGGGGCAGTATCGTCACACCACTGAAGGACCGTATCGAATCCCAGATCATTACCCACTATCCTAAAAACATTGAGACCGGTAAGAAGATCACTGCCCAAGAAGCTAAAGTCGACGGGAAACCTATGGACAAGATCCATATTCCGGAACTAATGAAAAACCTGATCGAGCAAGTAGCTGTAGAAGCTCGTACCAGCGAATATGTGGATGAAAAAAGCGGCGTATCTGCCAGGCTTACCATATCGGCATACGAAAACCTCCTCTCGGCAGCAGAACGCAGAATCTACCTCAATGATGAAAACGAAACGGTCACGCGAATAGCCGATCTTATCGGAATCATCCCTGCCATCACAGGAAAAGTAGAGCTGGTCTACGAAGGAGAGCAGGAAGGTGCCGGACTAGTGGCCTATAACCTCATCGGAAAAGCCATCAGAACGTTATTTGCCGAACATTTCCCCACTCCTGAGCAGAAGAAAAAAGACAAGGAAGGCAACCCTTATGTCCTGCCACTTTCTTGGTTTGGCGAAGGCAACCATATTGACATTTTGGCTTCTCAAAGTGACAAGGAATACAAAAAAGCCCTTCATGAAGTCCCTGGGCTCGAAAAAGTCACCACGGACTTCGTAAAACAACTGCCAGAAAAGGAAAAGGAATTTTATATGGAGTTTGCCCTCCACGGCCTCGCAGAATACAGCCAGCTCAGCAAAAAACTGCTAGACACGGGCATGCAGTTTAAAGACCTCTTCAGCAGCATGTTTGACATGGAAGCTCCTGATGAAGATGATTTTGATGACGAAAACTTAAACTGA
- a CDS encoding vWA domain-containing protein codes for MKGFRFTKYTPQKDPNKSTFENLLEVFLQLITMTGGDVGEALSWLTNLDNRYGMTNPQYGIGDFIDDLKDKGYLTEENQKGEIKITGKSEQQIRKSALEEIFGKLKRGKGGQHRTTHSGQGDEKGSDRRPFEFGDNLEQIALTDSLRNAQINHGFGGDFLLTEDDLEVTENEYRTQTSTVLMIDISHSMILYGEDRITPAKKVAMALAELIKTRYPKDTLDVIVFGNDAWQIEIKDLPYLQVGPYHTNTVAGLQLAMDLLRKRKNPNKQIFMITDGKPTCLKVGIKYYKNSFGIDSKILNETLKLAAQCRKIKIPVTTFMIASDPYLKEFVQEFTKANNGNAYYSNLKGLGHLIFEDYRKNRTKRF; via the coding sequence ATGAAAGGATTTAGATTTACTAAATACACCCCTCAAAAAGACCCCAACAAAAGTACTTTTGAGAACCTTCTTGAAGTGTTTCTTCAGCTGATCACCATGACAGGTGGTGATGTAGGAGAAGCGCTGAGCTGGTTGACCAACCTCGACAATCGATATGGAATGACCAATCCTCAATATGGGATAGGTGATTTTATCGATGATCTCAAGGATAAAGGCTACCTGACGGAAGAAAATCAAAAAGGTGAAATAAAAATCACAGGAAAATCGGAGCAACAAATCCGCAAAAGCGCCTTAGAAGAGATTTTTGGTAAACTTAAGAGAGGCAAAGGAGGCCAACACCGAACGACGCACTCTGGTCAAGGGGACGAAAAAGGAAGTGACCGCAGACCTTTTGAATTTGGGGACAACCTCGAACAGATAGCCCTGACTGATTCCCTCCGCAATGCCCAGATTAACCATGGCTTTGGCGGGGATTTTCTCCTCACCGAAGATGACCTGGAAGTCACTGAAAACGAATACCGTACCCAGACCAGTACGGTGCTGATGATCGATATTTCCCACTCCATGATCCTTTATGGCGAAGACCGTATCACACCTGCCAAAAAAGTAGCCATGGCACTCGCCGAACTGATCAAGACCCGCTACCCCAAAGACACCTTAGACGTTATTGTCTTTGGCAATGATGCTTGGCAGATCGAAATCAAGGACCTCCCCTATCTTCAAGTGGGGCCATACCACACCAACACAGTGGCAGGATTACAGCTGGCAATGGACCTATTAAGAAAGCGGAAAAATCCCAATAAACAGATCTTTATGATTACCGACGGGAAGCCTACTTGTCTGAAAGTGGGCATCAAGTATTACAAAAACAGCTTTGGCATTGACAGCAAAATCTTAAACGAGACCCTGAAACTAGCCGCACAATGTCGAAAAATAAAAATACCCGTTACCACCTTTATGATTGCATCCGATCCTTATTTAAAGGAATTTGTACAGGAGTTTACCAAAGCCAATAATGGAAATGCCTACTACAGCAACCTTAAAGGTCTGGGGCACCTTATTTTTGAAGACTACAGAAAAAACAGAACAAAACGCTTTTAA
- a CDS encoding acylphosphatase, which produces MNKKYKVIGKVQGVFFRKSTLEKALDLGIRGWVKNEPDGSVLTVIQGTEAQIKMMEKWLKEGPPKAEVTYLLLLDEGYDKPFDKFEIKS; this is translated from the coding sequence ATGAACAAAAAGTATAAAGTAATAGGTAAAGTGCAAGGGGTGTTTTTTAGAAAAAGTACACTTGAGAAGGCATTGGATTTAGGAATAAGGGGTTGGGTGAAGAATGAACCAGATGGATCAGTGTTGACTGTTATCCAAGGTACTGAAGCACAAATAAAAATGATGGAAAAGTGGTTGAAGGAAGGGCCTCCAAAGGCAGAGGTCACCTACTTGTTATTACTTGATGAGGGCTACGATAAACCTTTTGATAAATTTGAAATCAAATCCTGA
- a CDS encoding M14 family metallopeptidase, which yields MLKRLLPLFLFLVAFQGFAQEKVSLDYYMKPGYTYNQDIPTPESVLGFNIGEWHVSYDQVHMYMKALADASDRVKFEVIGRTYEQRPLMMLTFSHPDNLGRLNAIKFQRAQLRDPSESRNLDIEEMPAVVYMGYSVHGNEASGVNASLLAAYHFAAANEIDEDLKNIVIIMEPGINPDGINRFASWVNSNRSIHMNGDPNNRELNEAWPRGRTNHYWFDLNRDWLPVQHPESRSRIAKVQEWKPNLVLDFHEMGTNSTFFFQPGIPSRNHPLTPSKNFELTEKIAQYHAKHLDEIGSLYFTQENYDDFYYGKGSTYPDVQGQIGILFEQASSRGHLQESINGPLSFAFTIRNQFTASLSSFEAAVAMKTELNNYMRDFYIDAKSDADADTNKAYIFGLAKDNGRTFHLADMILQHKVKLYSLKEDMTVNGVDFKANKAYIVPLNQPQYRLIKGMFETRTEFQDSLFYDVSAWTLPMAFDMEFMAVNSRILNLANVEEVNTGLSMPQGKVEGAAGAYGYAFEWNEYYAPKAAYQLMDKGYNLRVAHKPFEVSAELKFGRGTILVDKGRSGASDQAFFEDLQATAQNTGIIIHSVNTGYTGGINMGSPSIDVLEKPEVALLVDGGVSSYEAGEIWHLLDQRLEMPITLLPTGLVSRADLNRYNTLIMPNGSYGNLSGSVTEDLRNWVSKGGTIIARGRALNWLSDHKIGEFTFKTATEKDSTLQKSYANFSNDRGSKVTGGAIFNVNLDLTHPLGYGYEEEELYTFRNSNQFLLPSENPYANPLIYTDAPLASGYVYPYNLEQMKNTAMIRVSAVGRGKVIGFVDNPNFRAFWFGTNKLFYNSIFFGQTISSSSAR from the coding sequence ATGTTGAAAAGATTATTACCCCTTTTTCTCTTTTTAGTGGCTTTTCAGGGCTTTGCTCAGGAAAAAGTCTCTTTAGACTATTACATGAAACCAGGGTACACTTATAACCAGGATATCCCTACCCCAGAGTCAGTGCTCGGCTTTAATATCGGTGAATGGCATGTAAGCTATGACCAAGTACACATGTACATGAAAGCCTTGGCCGATGCCTCTGACCGGGTAAAGTTTGAGGTCATTGGCCGCACATATGAGCAAAGGCCCCTAATGATGCTCACCTTTAGCCATCCTGATAACCTTGGCAGGCTGAATGCCATCAAGTTTCAACGGGCCCAACTTCGCGATCCTAGCGAATCCCGGAACTTGGATATTGAAGAAATGCCCGCTGTGGTGTACATGGGATACTCAGTCCATGGCAACGAAGCCAGTGGTGTAAATGCGTCACTCTTGGCTGCCTATCATTTTGCTGCCGCCAATGAAATAGATGAAGACCTCAAAAACATCGTCATCATCATGGAGCCCGGTATCAATCCTGACGGCATCAACCGTTTTGCCAGCTGGGTAAACAGTAACCGTAGCATCCATATGAACGGCGACCCCAACAACCGGGAACTCAATGAAGCGTGGCCTCGTGGGCGTACCAATCACTACTGGTTTGACCTCAACCGAGACTGGCTGCCAGTCCAGCACCCTGAATCCAGAAGCAGAATTGCCAAGGTACAGGAGTGGAAACCCAATCTTGTACTGGACTTTCATGAAATGGGCACCAATAGTACCTTTTTCTTCCAACCGGGTATCCCAAGCAGGAACCATCCGCTTACACCATCAAAGAATTTTGAACTGACAGAAAAGATCGCCCAATATCACGCAAAACACCTGGACGAAATAGGATCGCTCTATTTTACCCAAGAAAACTATGACGACTTCTATTACGGCAAGGGCTCCACTTACCCTGACGTACAGGGACAAATAGGGATTTTGTTTGAACAGGCCTCTTCCCGCGGACACCTTCAGGAAAGTATCAATGGCCCCCTAAGCTTCGCTTTCACTATTAGAAATCAATTTACCGCATCACTTTCCTCGTTCGAAGCAGCGGTAGCGATGAAAACGGAGCTTAACAACTACATGCGTGATTTCTATATCGATGCCAAATCCGACGCTGACGCAGACACCAACAAGGCGTACATTTTTGGATTGGCCAAGGATAATGGAAGGACATTTCACCTTGCAGACATGATCCTTCAACACAAGGTCAAACTGTACAGCCTCAAGGAAGACATGACAGTCAATGGTGTAGACTTTAAAGCAAACAAAGCCTACATCGTTCCCCTTAACCAACCTCAGTACAGATTGATCAAGGGGATGTTCGAAACCCGTACGGAGTTTCAGGACAGTTTATTCTATGATGTTTCGGCTTGGACTTTGCCCATGGCCTTTGATATGGAGTTTATGGCGGTCAACAGCCGCATACTTAACTTGGCCAATGTCGAGGAAGTCAATACAGGCCTGTCCATGCCGCAAGGCAAAGTAGAAGGAGCTGCCGGGGCTTACGGATATGCCTTTGAGTGGAACGAGTACTATGCCCCAAAAGCAGCTTACCAGCTGATGGACAAAGGCTACAACCTCCGCGTGGCCCATAAGCCATTTGAAGTCAGTGCAGAACTGAAGTTTGGCAGGGGAACAATCTTGGTGGACAAAGGAAGGTCGGGAGCTTCTGACCAAGCATTTTTTGAGGACTTGCAAGCGACCGCCCAGAACACCGGAATCATCATCCATTCCGTCAACACGGGATACACAGGAGGCATCAACATGGGATCTCCAAGCATCGACGTCCTTGAAAAACCGGAGGTGGCCCTTTTGGTAGATGGAGGGGTATCCAGTTATGAAGCAGGTGAGATATGGCACTTACTTGACCAACGCCTAGAAATGCCTATCACCCTATTACCTACGGGCCTGGTCTCCCGGGCAGACCTCAACAGGTACAACACCCTTATCATGCCCAATGGCAGCTACGGAAACCTCAGCGGCAGTGTTACCGAGGACCTGAGAAACTGGGTTAGTAAAGGGGGAACGATCATCGCAAGAGGGAGAGCCCTAAACTGGCTAAGTGATCATAAAATTGGTGAATTCACTTTTAAAACAGCAACAGAAAAAGACAGCACGCTCCAAAAAAGCTACGCTAACTTTTCCAACGACCGTGGTTCAAAAGTCACTGGAGGAGCTATCTTCAATGTAAACTTGGACCTTACACATCCTTTGGGGTATGGCTATGAAGAGGAAGAATTATACACTTTCCGGAACAGCAACCAGTTCTTACTACCATCGGAAAACCCCTATGCCAATCCATTAATCTATACTGACGCCCCTTTGGCAAGTGGATATGTATACCCTTATAACTTGGAGCAAATGAAAAACACTGCAATGATCCGTGTTTCGGCAGTAGGCCGCGGCAAAGTCATTGGTTTTGTGGACAACCCCAATTTCAGGGCCTTTTGGTTTGGAACCAACAAACTATTTTACAACAGTATTTTCTTTGGTCAGACCATCAGTAGCAGTTCTGCACGATAA
- a CDS encoding PLDc N-terminal domain-containing protein, producing the protein MGKLGIIGTIIYILTIVDVVRSKFHTDTDKVIWVLIVVLLPLVGSILWFLIGRGKAIL; encoded by the coding sequence ATGGGAAAGTTAGGCATCATAGGGACAATTATTTATATACTTACCATCGTAGATGTGGTAAGAAGCAAATTTCACACCGATACGGATAAGGTTATTTGGGTGCTGATCGTGGTGTTACTTCCTTTGGTGGGGTCTATTTTGTGGTTTTTGATAGGAAGGGGCAAGGCCATATTGTGA
- a CDS encoding TIGR01777 family oxidoreductase has translation MMKNILITGGSGLVGKPLTNALEGNGYRVAWLSRSPDKQPQKSFGWDIKKAYIDDEALYWADAIIHLAGAGVAEKRWSPARKRLILESRTQSAELLFSQLRISEKRPEVIISASGANYYGLDNGDEWLNEQSPLGNDYLAMVVDKWEKSIFQLGSLGIRTVALRTGVVLDRNGGALPQMLQPPVAAPLGSGNQYMSWIHLQDLVQMYMYALEATNITGSYNAVAPQPVTNRVLTKKAAAAKGKPFINLPVPGFLLKMVLGEMAGMILGGNKISCDKIISGGFRFRYATLDHALQELFKK, from the coding sequence ATGATGAAAAACATATTGATCACTGGAGGATCCGGATTGGTGGGAAAACCCTTGACCAACGCCTTGGAAGGTAACGGCTACCGTGTTGCCTGGCTAAGCAGGTCACCCGACAAGCAGCCTCAAAAGAGTTTTGGCTGGGACATTAAAAAAGCATACATCGATGATGAGGCCCTCTATTGGGCAGATGCCATCATTCATCTCGCTGGCGCCGGGGTAGCGGAAAAACGATGGAGCCCTGCTCGAAAAAGGCTGATTCTGGAAAGTCGTACGCAATCAGCAGAGCTTTTATTCAGCCAACTCCGAATATCTGAAAAAAGACCAGAAGTCATCATTTCTGCTAGTGGGGCCAACTATTACGGGCTGGACAATGGCGACGAATGGCTCAATGAACAAAGCCCACTTGGCAATGATTATTTGGCCATGGTGGTGGACAAATGGGAAAAATCCATCTTCCAACTCGGAAGCTTAGGTATCCGTACGGTCGCCTTGCGCACAGGGGTAGTACTGGACCGAAATGGGGGAGCACTACCCCAAATGCTACAACCTCCTGTAGCAGCACCTCTAGGAAGTGGGAACCAGTACATGAGCTGGATTCACCTCCAAGACCTGGTCCAAATGTACATGTATGCCCTGGAGGCCACCAACATTACTGGAAGCTATAATGCGGTCGCTCCACAACCTGTCACCAACCGTGTTCTCACCAAAAAGGCCGCCGCCGCTAAAGGCAAACCATTTATCAACTTACCTGTGCCCGGTTTTTTGCTCAAAATGGTCTTGGGTGAAATGGCAGGAATGATCTTGGGAGGCAATAAAATCTCTTGTGACAAAATCATCAGTGGTGGCTTTAGGTTCCGGTATGCGACCTTGGACCATGCACTGCAAGAGCTTTTCAAAAAGTAG